A genome region from Streptosporangiales bacterium includes the following:
- a CDS encoding valine--tRNA ligase, whose translation MNQTPDPAELPSQYTPADVESRLYQRWLDVGAFTADAGSERPPYTIVIPPPNVTGSLHLGHAFQHTLMDALTRRRRMQSYEALWLPGMDHAGIATQTLVERQLAEEGKSRYDLGREAFVKRVWAWKEQYGGQILGQMRRLGDGVDWSRERFTMDEGLSSAVLTMFKRLYEDDLIYQAERIINWCPRCRTALSDIEVDHKDVDGELVSLRYGDGDDSVTVATTRAETMLGDTAVAVHPDDERYRHLVGKRVTLPLTGRTIPVVADPHVDPEFGSGAVKVTPAHDPNDFEIGRRHDLESVTIMDERGQITLPGPFEGLDRFEARPAVIAALREEGRLVEQRSHTHAVGHCSRCETVVEPRLSLQWFVRVGPLAKAAGDAVRDGRVQIHPKELEYRYFEWVDNMHDWCISRQLWWGHRIPVWYGPGGEVVCVGPDDEPPTGDGWTQDQDVLDTWFSSGLWPFSTLGWPDDTADLRKFYPTDVLLTGYDILFFWVARMMMLGIYAMSDAEDPADAVPFRTIALTGLIRDKFGKKMSKSRGNTVDPLEWMDSYGSDALRFTLARGANPGQDVPIGEEWVQGSRNFCNKLWNAARFALLNGADAAAPLPPADQRTAADRWILSRLHSTLAHVDELFEDLQFAKVVDTLFHFTWDEFCDWYLEIAKVQIDRGGPVAAGTQAVLGHVLDRLLRALHPVVPYVTEELWCALTGRETVVTADWPTGDATFADADAERRTATLIEVVTEIRRFRAEQRLRPSQRVPARLDLGDLPLHDGVDALRALARLDEPADDFTASATLQVATATVELDLRGAIDVESERARLTKDLAAAERTKAQSEDKLANANFVERAPAEVVAETRNRVTEADEDIARLTARLEALADIQ comes from the coding sequence CGATCGTCATCCCGCCGCCGAACGTCACCGGCTCACTGCACCTGGGGCACGCCTTCCAGCACACGCTGATGGACGCGCTGACCCGCCGCCGCCGGATGCAGAGCTACGAGGCGCTGTGGCTGCCCGGCATGGACCACGCCGGCATCGCCACCCAGACCCTGGTGGAGCGGCAGCTGGCCGAGGAGGGCAAGAGCCGCTACGACCTGGGTCGGGAGGCCTTCGTCAAGCGGGTCTGGGCCTGGAAGGAGCAGTACGGCGGCCAGATCCTCGGCCAGATGCGTCGCCTCGGCGACGGCGTGGACTGGTCCAGGGAACGGTTCACCATGGACGAGGGCCTGTCCAGCGCCGTCCTCACCATGTTCAAGCGGCTGTACGAGGACGACCTGATCTACCAGGCCGAGCGGATCATCAACTGGTGCCCGCGCTGCCGTACGGCGCTGTCCGACATCGAGGTGGACCACAAGGACGTCGACGGCGAGCTGGTGTCGCTGCGCTACGGCGACGGCGACGACTCGGTGACCGTCGCCACCACGCGTGCGGAGACGATGCTCGGCGACACGGCCGTCGCCGTGCACCCCGACGACGAGCGCTACCGGCATCTGGTCGGCAAGCGGGTCACGCTGCCGCTGACCGGGCGCACCATCCCGGTGGTCGCCGACCCGCACGTGGACCCGGAGTTCGGCAGCGGCGCGGTGAAGGTCACGCCGGCACACGACCCGAACGACTTCGAGATCGGTCGCAGGCACGACCTGGAGTCGGTCACCATCATGGACGAGCGCGGCCAGATCACCCTGCCTGGTCCGTTCGAGGGCCTGGACCGGTTCGAGGCGCGGCCGGCGGTGATCGCGGCGCTGCGCGAAGAGGGCCGGCTGGTCGAGCAGCGCTCGCACACGCACGCCGTCGGGCACTGCTCGCGGTGCGAGACGGTCGTCGAGCCGCGGCTGTCGCTGCAGTGGTTCGTCCGGGTCGGCCCGCTGGCGAAGGCCGCGGGCGACGCCGTCCGCGACGGCCGGGTGCAGATCCACCCGAAGGAGCTGGAGTACCGCTACTTCGAGTGGGTCGACAACATGCACGACTGGTGCATCTCCCGGCAGCTGTGGTGGGGGCACCGGATCCCCGTCTGGTACGGGCCGGGCGGCGAGGTGGTCTGCGTCGGCCCGGACGACGAGCCGCCCACGGGCGACGGCTGGACACAGGACCAGGACGTGCTCGACACCTGGTTCTCGTCCGGGCTGTGGCCGTTCTCCACGCTCGGTTGGCCGGACGACACGGCGGACCTGCGGAAGTTCTACCCGACCGACGTACTGCTCACCGGCTACGACATCTTGTTCTTCTGGGTGGCCAGGATGATGATGCTCGGCATCTACGCGATGTCGGACGCCGAGGACCCGGCCGACGCCGTCCCGTTCCGTACGATCGCGCTCACCGGGTTGATCAGGGATAAGTTCGGCAAGAAGATGAGCAAGTCGCGCGGCAACACCGTGGACCCGCTGGAGTGGATGGACTCCTACGGCTCGGACGCGCTGCGGTTCACGCTCGCGCGCGGCGCCAACCCCGGGCAGGACGTGCCGATAGGCGAGGAGTGGGTGCAGGGGTCGCGGAACTTCTGCAACAAGCTGTGGAACGCCGCGCGGTTCGCGTTGCTCAACGGCGCGGACGCCGCCGCGCCGCTGCCCCCGGCGGACCAACGTACGGCTGCCGACCGGTGGATACTCTCCCGGCTGCACAGCACCCTGGCGCACGTGGACGAGCTGTTCGAGGACCTGCAGTTCGCGAAGGTCGTCGACACGCTGTTCCACTTCACCTGGGACGAGTTCTGCGACTGGTACCTGGAGATCGCGAAGGTGCAGATCGACCGCGGCGGCCCGGTCGCGGCCGGCACCCAGGCGGTGCTCGGGCACGTGCTCGACCGGCTGCTGCGGGCACTGCACCCGGTCGTGCCGTACGTCACGGAGGAGCTGTGGTGCGCGCTGACCGGGCGCGAGACCGTGGTGACGGCCGACTGGCCGACCGGTGACGCGACCTTCGCGGACGCCGACGCGGAACGGCGGACGGCCACGCTGATCGAGGTCGTCACGGAGATCCGTCGGTTCCGGGCGGAACAGCGGCTGCGGCCGAGCCAGCGGGTGCCCGCCAGGCTCGACCTCGGCGACCTGCCGTTGCACGACGGCGTGGACGCGCTGCGCGCGCTCGCCCGGCTGGACGAACCGGCGGACGACTTCACCGCGAGCGCCACCCTGCAGGTGGCGACCGCGACGGTCGAGCTGGACCTGCGCGGCGCGATCGACGTGGAGTCGGAGCGCGCCAGGCTGACCAAGGACCTGGCCGCCGCTGAACGTACGAAGGCGCAGTCGGAGGACAAGCTGGCCAACGCCAACTTCGTCGAGCGCGCACCCGCCGAGGTGGTGGCGGAGACCAGGAACCGCGTGACCGAGGCCGACGAGGACATCGCCAGGCTGACCGCGCGCCTCGAAGCGTTGGCCGATATCCAATGA